The Coffea arabica cultivar ET-39 chromosome 1e, Coffea Arabica ET-39 HiFi, whole genome shotgun sequence genome has a window encoding:
- the LOC113711255 gene encoding internal alternative NAD(P)H-ubiquinone oxidoreductase A1, mitochondrial-like isoform X2 has translation MLGSRPRRGMRSRGWWFWARDGPDADSLKISIPAFTTSFASPPGITWSSLHCWPPRASALWNSGLLPNPLEGSNLPFLGNPVNCETVTDGAGTLEPWNFTIAYDKLVIAAGAEASTFGIRGVKEHAIFLREVHHAQEIRRKLLLNLMISDVPGVSDEEKRRLLHCVVVGGGPTGVEFSGELSDFITRDVRQRYAHVKDYIRVTLIEANEILSSFDDRLRIYATKQLIKSGVRLVRGIVKDVQPEKIVLSDGTDVPYGLLVWSTGVGPSPFVKSLDVPKSPGGRIGVDEWLRVPAVQDVFAIGDCCGFLESTGKPVLPALAQVAERQGKYLAQELNRIGKAGGGRANAAMEIDLGSPFVYRHLGSMATIGRYKALVDLRQSKEARGLSVAGFGSWFVWRSAYLTRVISWRNRFYVAINWLTTLVFGRDISRI, from the exons ATGCTGGGCTCGCGCCCACGAAGGGGGATGAGAAGCCGAGGGTGGTGGTTTTGGGCTCGGGATGGGCCGGATGCAGACTCATTAAAGATATCGATACCGGCATTTACGACGTCGTTTGCGTCTCCCCCAGGAATCACATGGTCTTCACTCCATTGCTGGCCTCCACGTGCGTCGGCACTCTGGAATTCCGGTCTGTTGCCGAACCCATTGGAAGGATCCAACCTGCCATTTCTCGGGAACCCG GTGAATTGCGAAACAGTAACTGATGGAGCTGGTACTTTGGAGCCATGGAACTTCACCATTGCATATGACAAGCTGGTGATTGCAGCTGGAGCAGAAGCGTCAACTTTCGGCATCAGGGGTGTTAAAGAACATGCCATTTTTCTACGCGAGGTTCATCATGCTCAGGAAATCCGGAGGAAATTGCTTCTTAATCTCATGATCTCTGATGTGCCAG GAGTTAGTGATGAAGAGAAACGTAGGCTCCTACATTGTGTAGTTGTTGGTGGTGGTCCAACAGGCGTTGAGTTCAGCGGTGAACTTAGTGATTTTATCACGAGGGATGTCCGCCAGAGATACGCTCATGTCAAGGATTATATACGCGTTACTTTGATTGAG GCAAATGAGATTTTGTCTTCCTTTGATGATCGCCTGCGGATATACGCAACCAAGCAGTTGATTAAG TCAGGAGTTCGTCTAGTTCGTGGAATTGTGAAGGATGTTCAACCTGAGAAGATAGTTCTTAGTGATGGGACTGATGTACCTTATGGTCTGCTGGTGTGGTCTACCGGCGTTGGCCCTTCACCTTTTGTCAAATCCCTGGATGTTCCCAAATCACCTGGGGGAAG GATAGGGGTAGACGAGTGGCTTCGTGTCCCTGCTGTGCAGGATGTTTTTGCTATTGGTGACTGCTGTGGGTTTCTTGAATCTACAGGCAAGCCTGTGCTTCCAGCTCTGGCTCAG GTTGCTGAGCGGCAGGGAAAATATCTAGCACAAGAACTGAACAGGATTGGTAAAGCTGGTGGTGGACGTGCCAATGCTGCAATGGAGATCGATCTTGGGTCTCCATTTGTCTATAGGCATTTGGGGAGCATGGCGACCATTGGTAGATACAAGGCCCTTGTGGACCTCAGGCAGAGCAAG GAGGCAAGAGGATTATCTGTGGCTGGATTTGGAAGCTGGTTTGTCTGGCGGTCTGCTTATCTTACGCGTGTCATAAGCTGGAGGAACAGATTCTACGTAGCAATCAACTGGTTAACGACCCTTGTATTTGGCCGTGATATAAGTCGTATATGA
- the LOC113711235 gene encoding omega-3 fatty acid desaturase, endoplasmic reticulum-like, which translates to MCQDLGHSLSPLSADKKGQVENTKPGRALVGECEETERPVNSSSGIISKDMDEVDFDPSASPPFKIADIRAAIPEHCWVKNPWRSLSYVARDLVVVVGLIALALHFDNWMVWPVYWAAQGTMFWAIFVLGHDCGHGSFSNNPTLNGFVGHILHSSILVPYHGWRISHRTHHQNHGNVEKDESWVPLPEKTYKNLDYSTKFMRYKIPFPMFAYPLYLWSRSPGKTGSHFDPYSDLFQPSDRKYVVTSTVCWTLMLVSLFCLSAVFGVMQMLKIYGIPYLVFVMWLDFVTYLHHHGYEQKLPWYRGQEWSYLRGGLTTVDRDYGLFNNIHHDIGTHVIHHLFPQIPHYHLVEATRAAKPVLGKYYREPRKSGPIPLHLIENLVRSISQDHYVSNTGDIVYYQTDPNLNGSHHKSKDQ; encoded by the exons ATGTGTCAAG ATTTGGGTCACTCCCTTTCGCCGCTTTCGGCAGACAAAAAGGGCCAAGTTGAAAATACTAAACCTGGTAGGGCATTGGTGGGAGAGTGCGAGGAGACAGAGAGACCGGTGAACAGCAGCAGCGGTATCATTAGCAAAGACATGGATGAAGTTGATTTTGATCCAAGCGCATCGCCTCCTTTTAAGATTGCTGACATTCGAGCGGCCATTCCTGAGCATTGCTGGGTAAAGAATCCATGGAGGTCTCTGAGTTATGTTGCTCGAGACCTTGTTGTAGTGGTTGGATTAATAGCACTGGCACTTCACTTTGACAATTGGATGGTTTGGCCAGTTTATTGGGCTGCTCAGGGAACAATGTTTTGGGCAATCTTTGTTCTTGGCCATGATTG CGGGCATGGGAGTTTTTCCAACAACCCAACGTTAAACGGTTTTGTGGGACACATCCTGCATTCATCTATTCTTGTCCCTTACCATGGATG GAGAATCAGCCACAGAACTCATCATCAAAACCACGGAAATGTTGAAAAAGATGAGTCATGGGTGCCG TTGCCGGAGAAGACGTACAAGAATCTGGATTACTCTACTAAGTTCATGCGTTACAAGATCCCTTTTCCGATGTTTGCATATCCACTATACCTG TGGAGCAGGAGTCCAGGGAAAACGGGTTCTCACTTCGACCCATACAGCGATTTGTTCCAACCCAGTGACAGGAAGTACGTGGTAACATCAACCGTCTGTTGGACTCTGATGCTTGTTTCCCTCTTCTGCCTATCAGCAGTGTTTGGTGTCATGCAAATGCTTAAGATCTATGGCATTCCCTACTTG GTATTCGTCATGTGGTTGGACTTTGTTACATACTTGCACCACCATGGCTATGAACAGAAACTTCCCTGGTACCGTGGCCAG GAATGGAGTTACCTGAGAGGCGGCCTTACCACGGTTGATCGTGATTACGGATTGTTTAACAACATTCATCACGACATTGGCACCCACGTTATACACCATCTCTTTCCTCAGATCCCACATTATCATCTAGTAGAGGCG ACAAGGGCAGCTAAGCCAGTCCTAGGCAAGTACTATCGAGAGCCCAGAAAATCTGGGCCAATTCCATTGCACTTGATTGAAAATCTGGTCAGAAGTATCAGTCAAGATCACTACGTTAGCAACACAGGAGACATCGTGTATTACCAGACCGACCCAAATCTCAACGGATCCCATCATAAGAGCAAGGATCAGTAA
- the LOC113711255 gene encoding internal alternative NAD(P)H-ubiquinone oxidoreductase A1, mitochondrial-like isoform X1, translated as MPWFRNLIHLSSSTTFRTQSSLKPITTATSLSYAFTHQLTQFSTAATEEKAAEADVSDKGSGAGTIAARYAGLAPTKGDEKPRVVVLGSGWAGCRLIKDIDTGIYDVVCVSPRNHMVFTPLLASTCVGTLEFRSVAEPIGRIQPAISREPGSYYFLANSTGVDFQNHLVNCETVTDGAGTLEPWNFTIAYDKLVIAAGAEASTFGIRGVKEHAIFLREVHHAQEIRRKLLLNLMISDVPGVSDEEKRRLLHCVVVGGGPTGVEFSGELSDFITRDVRQRYAHVKDYIRVTLIEANEILSSFDDRLRIYATKQLIKSGVRLVRGIVKDVQPEKIVLSDGTDVPYGLLVWSTGVGPSPFVKSLDVPKSPGGRIGVDEWLRVPAVQDVFAIGDCCGFLESTGKPVLPALAQVAERQGKYLAQELNRIGKAGGGRANAAMEIDLGSPFVYRHLGSMATIGRYKALVDLRQSKEARGLSVAGFGSWFVWRSAYLTRVISWRNRFYVAINWLTTLVFGRDISRI; from the exons ATGCCTTGGTTCAGAAATCTCATCCACCTCTCCTCCTCTACGACCTTCAGAACACAGTCATCCCTCAAACCCATCACTACTGCTACGTCACTTTCCTATGCTTTTACCCACCAGTTGACACAGTTCAGCACCGCCGCCACCGAAGAGAAGGCGGCGGAGGCGGACGTGAGTGATAAAGGCAGTGGAGCTGGTACTATTGCCGCGAGGTATGCTGGGCTCGCGCCCACGAAGGGGGATGAGAAGCCGAGGGTGGTGGTTTTGGGCTCGGGATGGGCCGGATGCAGACTCATTAAAGATATCGATACCGGCATTTACGACGTCGTTTGCGTCTCCCCCAGGAATCACATGGTCTTCACTCCATTGCTGGCCTCCACGTGCGTCGGCACTCTGGAATTCCGGTCTGTTGCCGAACCCATTGGAAGGATCCAACCTGCCATTTCTCGGGAACCCGGTTCGTACTATTTCCTTGCTAACTCCACCGGCGTtgatttccaaaaccatctg GTGAATTGCGAAACAGTAACTGATGGAGCTGGTACTTTGGAGCCATGGAACTTCACCATTGCATATGACAAGCTGGTGATTGCAGCTGGAGCAGAAGCGTCAACTTTCGGCATCAGGGGTGTTAAAGAACATGCCATTTTTCTACGCGAGGTTCATCATGCTCAGGAAATCCGGAGGAAATTGCTTCTTAATCTCATGATCTCTGATGTGCCAG GAGTTAGTGATGAAGAGAAACGTAGGCTCCTACATTGTGTAGTTGTTGGTGGTGGTCCAACAGGCGTTGAGTTCAGCGGTGAACTTAGTGATTTTATCACGAGGGATGTCCGCCAGAGATACGCTCATGTCAAGGATTATATACGCGTTACTTTGATTGAG GCAAATGAGATTTTGTCTTCCTTTGATGATCGCCTGCGGATATACGCAACCAAGCAGTTGATTAAG TCAGGAGTTCGTCTAGTTCGTGGAATTGTGAAGGATGTTCAACCTGAGAAGATAGTTCTTAGTGATGGGACTGATGTACCTTATGGTCTGCTGGTGTGGTCTACCGGCGTTGGCCCTTCACCTTTTGTCAAATCCCTGGATGTTCCCAAATCACCTGGGGGAAG GATAGGGGTAGACGAGTGGCTTCGTGTCCCTGCTGTGCAGGATGTTTTTGCTATTGGTGACTGCTGTGGGTTTCTTGAATCTACAGGCAAGCCTGTGCTTCCAGCTCTGGCTCAG GTTGCTGAGCGGCAGGGAAAATATCTAGCACAAGAACTGAACAGGATTGGTAAAGCTGGTGGTGGACGTGCCAATGCTGCAATGGAGATCGATCTTGGGTCTCCATTTGTCTATAGGCATTTGGGGAGCATGGCGACCATTGGTAGATACAAGGCCCTTGTGGACCTCAGGCAGAGCAAG GAGGCAAGAGGATTATCTGTGGCTGGATTTGGAAGCTGGTTTGTCTGGCGGTCTGCTTATCTTACGCGTGTCATAAGCTGGAGGAACAGATTCTACGTAGCAATCAACTGGTTAACGACCCTTGTATTTGGCCGTGATATAAGTCGTATATGA
- the LOC113711245 gene encoding U-box domain-containing protein 44-like, with translation MEMTSSSSSHAAVEAIHRALSDVSVSDDRQYAWENARRFSGYAKRIHFLVNQLLRSTVPENLPPSVLTALKGITVDLTQVAETLAVYKHKSKIFVLINCLELCASLHERTLAIAAWLALLGSAVQDDGIPDLQNKIADLSRDMKQAHFRVTENEERVYCTLKKEGQGRQCSKAVQSAMVMDLARALGIDSNNHLALADQVKLLRNDIGNSSSISDRRILTSLAKIVENWAIQPDILTQKFDFNSEEEGAQLLPFKNFICPLTKEIMKSPVVLESAQTYEKTAINYWFERCLEDGREPTCPVTGVVLKSLELKPNIGLAGAIDEWVNRNIEVQIKRAVEYLSEDSSSMDSIDRSLDSIYKISEEHPMSRYRVRNEGIVVLILKLLRNSSKVIGSLLRSKALMVLFSMAKDEESRVMMLEEGITRSAIHGLIGSSEKEREFAVRLLLDFSSDEDFCIKIASEKGALVLLSCMADNLENPSLSHLAEEVLKRIEKVEQNVEHLAVAGRFEPLMKRLCEGPDDVKIETASVVGRMTLTNSSKEQIACQGARSLVELLSNLDGRAASLQALYNLSCFAENATILTDSSVLPALTEILFENQVVSLELKALAASIIANIVMSPGHWELASADKAGHPLQSESIISSFLGLLLLASPPCQLSVLQILYRIASSPQASESVTTHIRSGDGIKTIITFLEHPKIEHRNYALRLTRVLSERFGEELASALRTSNKFVMLKDKVLDSQSRDGERSDAACILANLSLSENEVKTMLGTGFIKWIVSTLKGQHCSTNGRSSRSNSTMAEGLLGILLHFCRSSDPQCLGVIKEHQVMTIFRDQLVFASTVRMKQLAALGLKYLSESGMSLAAAGDFDPSPPQGFCSSFFICTRALPAHSLCPIHAAPCEEGSQLCLLKSNCIKPLVDALSDRDTTVQVAALEAVSTLLQENSAGLKRAMGELESLGMANAVVVLFTESRPGELQDKAIGMVDKMLRADSFAHRQSLNQSLVRALVDAFKYGSVMTKSHAQDALTNLKQISGVSGQPSSQSRGQR, from the exons ATGGAAATGACCTCATCGTCCTCCTCACACGCCGCCGTGGAGGCAATCCACCGAGCATTGTCCGATGTCTCCGTCTCCGACGACCGCCAGTACGCTTGGGAAAACGCTAGACGCTTCTCCGGATACGCCAAGAGGATACACTTCCTAGTCAACCAGCTTCTCCGGTCGACGGTGCCAGAGAACCTCCCACCTTCCGTTCTGACTGCTCTCAAAGGTATCACCGTTGATTTGACTCAAGTCGCTGAGACTTTAGCTGTGTACAAACACAAGAGCAAGATCTTTGTGCTCATTAACTGTCTGGAGCTCTGCGCCTCTCTCCACGAGCGCACGTTAGCCATTGCCGCGTGGTTAGCGCTCCTCGGCTCCGCCGTGCAAGACGACGGCATTCCCGATCTCCAAAACAAAATCGCTGATCTTTCTAGAGATATGAAACAAGCTCACTTCAGa GTGACAGAGAATGAAGAAAGAGTTTATTGCACTTTGAAAAAGGAAGGGCAAGGAAGGCAATGCAGCAAAGCAGTGCAGAGTGCAATGGTAATGGATTTAGCTAGAGCTTTGGGGATAGACTCTAATAACCACTTGGCATTAGCTGATCAGGTTAAGCTTCTTAGGAATGATATAGGCAACTCATCTTCTATATCAGATAGGCGTATCTTGACATCATTAGCGAAGATTGTCGAAAATTGGGCAATTCAGCCGGATATTCTAACCCAGAAGTTCGATTTCAATTCTGAAGAGGAAGGAGCTCAATTATTGCCTTTTAAGAACTTTATTTGTCCCTTAACCAAGGAGATAATGAAGAGTCCTGTTGTGTTGGAATCGGCTCAGACATATGAGAAAACTGCTATTAATTATTGGTTTGAGAGATGTTTAGAAGATGGTCGTGAGCCGACTTGTCCTGTTACTGGGGTGGTGCTAAAGTCATTGGAGCTCAAGCCTAACATTGGATTAGCTGGTGCTATTGATGAGTGGGTCAACCGGAATATTGAGGTTCAGATTAAGAGAGCTGTTGAGTATCTCAGTGAGGATTCTTCATCGATGGACTCAATTGACAGGTCACTGGATAGCATATATAAGATTTCTGAAGAGCATCCTATGAGCAGATACAGGGTCAGAAATGAAGGCATTGTTGTTCTTATTCTCAAGCTGCTGAGGAATTCTTCGAAGGTTATTGGATCACTTTTAAGAAGTAAAGCTCTTATGGTATTGTTTAGCATGGCCAAGGATGAAGAAAGCAGG GTGATGATGCTTGAAGAGGGGATTACTAGGTCGGCTATACATGGTCTGATTGGGAGCtcagagaaagagagagaatttGCAGTGAGGTTATTACTTGACTTCTCAAGTGATGAAGATTTCTGCATCAAAATTGCTTCAGAAAAGGGGGCGTTAGTTCTTCTTTCATGTATGGCAGATAATCTGGAAAATCCTTCTTTATCTCATTTAGCTGAGGAGGTCCTGAAGCGCATAGAGAAGGTGGAGCAGAATGTTGAGCATTTAGCAGTGGCTGGAAGATTTGAACCTTTAATGAAACGGTTATGCGAAG GTCCTGATGATGTCAAAATAGAGACGGCATCTGTAGTGGGGAGAATGACCTTGACAAATAGCAGTAAGGAACAAATTGCTTGTCAGGGTGCTAGAAGTTTAGTTGAACTGCTATCAAACCTGGATGGAAGAGCAGCAAGTCTGCAAGCTTTGTATAACCTTTCATGCTTTGCTGAAAATGCTACAATCCTTACTGATTCTTCGGTGCTTCCAGCTCTAACAGAAATTCTTTTTGAGAATCAAGTTGTATCCTTAGAATTGAAGGCATTAGCTGCATCGATTATTGCAAATATTGTGATGAGCCCTGGACATTGGGAATTAGCTTCTGCTGACAAGGCAGGGCATCCACTGCAGTCAGAATCAATTATTTCTAGTTTTCTGGGGCTTCTTTTACTTGCATCACCTCCATGCCAACTATCTGTTCTCCAAATTCTATATCGTATTGCATCCTCGCCCCAAGCATCAG AATCTGTCACTACTCACATAAGATCTGGAGATGGTATCAAAACAATTATCACATTTCTTGAGCACCCAAAAATTGAACACCGGAATTATGCTTTGAGGCTTACAAGGGTCCTCTCTGAGAGGTTTGGTGAAGAGCTTGCCAGTGCACTTAGAACTTCCAACAAGTTTGTCATGCTCAAAGACAAGGTACTTGACAGTCAATCCAGAGATGGTGAGCGATCTGATGCTGCCTGCATTCTTGCCAATCTTAGCCTCTCAGAAAATGAAGTGAAAACTATGTTAGGAACTGGTTTCATTAAGTGGATCGTTTCCACTTTAAAGGGCCAGCATTGCAGTACAAATGGAAGAAGTTCGAGGTCCAATTCCACCATGGCAGAAGGACTCCTTGGCATATTACTGCACTTCTGTAGGAGCTCTGATCCACAATGTCTTGGTGTAATCAAAGAGCATCAAGTTATGACCATTTTCCGTGACCAACTGGTTTTCGCATCAACAGTGAGGATGAAACAACTAGCTGCCCTGGGTTTGAAATACTTGTCAGAATCTGGAATGTCCCTCGCTGCTGCTGGCGACTTTGACCCGAGTCCTCCCCAAGGATTCTGCTCTTCCTTCTTCATATGTACTAGGGCCCTTCCAGCACATTCTTTGTGTCCTATTCATGCCGCCCCATGTGAAGAAGGTAGCCAACTTTGTCTACTCAAGAGCAATTGCATCAAGCCTTTGGTTGATGCACTCTCAGACAGAGATACGACTGTCCAAGTTGCTGCATTAGAAGCAGTTTCAACCTTGTTGCAGGAGAACTCCGCTGGTTTAAAGCGTGCTATGGGGGAGCTTGAAAGCCTTGGCATGGCTAATGCAGTCGTGGTTCTCTTCACAGAATCGCGGCCAGGGGAGCTTCAGGATAAGGCCATTGGTATGGTGGATAAGATGTTGAGAGCTGATAGCTTCGCCCACCGCCAATCTCTCAATCAGTCTCTTGTTAGGGCCCTGGTGGATGCCTTTAAATATGGAAGTGTTATGACAAAAAGCCATGCTCAGGATGCCCTCACCAACTTAAAACAAATATCAGGGGTTAGTGGACAGCCATCTAGTCAAAGCCGAGGACAAAGATAG
- the LOC113711220 gene encoding zinc finger CCCH domain-containing protein 66: MCNGSKRKDCAVDLAMGDFASSSSELLEFSASDDLSAFMVAVEREGHGIDELAVWYGRRIGSKEMGLEERTPLMMASMFGSKRVVNYILEKGGIDVNKTCGSDGATALHCAAAGGSAASLEIVRLLIDASADVNSVDANGKRPVDLIAPFQNSSFNLRSKALEVILNGGNYTEGASESDDRPTEREDGRVSPPLPSKDGMEKKEYPVDPSLPDIKNGIYGTDEFRMYTFKIKPCSRAYSHDWTECPFVHPGENARRRDPRKYHYSCVPCPDFRKGTCQRGDACEYAHGIFECWLHPAQYRTRLCKDETNCTRRVCFFAHKPEELRPLYASTGSAVPSPRSFSSSASTFDIASISPLALGSPSIMMPPTSTPPMTPSGASSPIGGSMWPNQPTLAPPTLQLPGSRLKAAINARDIDLDAELLGLDGNRQWRQQLLDDLSSLSSPSSWNHGLGTPGAFAASSVEQNSDGIRHGGLKPTNLDDVFGSLDSTILSQLQGLSTDAGLNQLLSPTAHQMRQNMNQQLRSSYPSNLASSSIRTSSAFGMDPSGSTATVLNPRSAAFAKRSQSFIDRSAVNRHSGISSPISSASMMLSPFSDWSSPDGKLDWGIQKEEINKLRKSASFGFRNSGGNFVSTAASRSTAANKPDASWVESSVKDGPSVTPGQAEFHGKDHQQYLLNSGGSEMHPSWVDQLYMEQEHILA; encoded by the coding sequence ATGTGCAACGGTTCCAAGAGGAAAGATTGTGCTGTTGATTTGGCCATGGGGGATTTTGCCTCTAGTTCTTCAGAGTTGCTCGAGTTCTCAGCATCTGATGATCTTTCTGCCTTTATGGTTGCTGTGGAAAGGGAGGGACATGGTATTGATGAGTTGGCTGTGTGGTATGGTCGAAGAATTGGTTCAAAGGAGATGGGGCTCGAGGAGAGGACACCTCTCATGATGGCTTCTATGTTTGGCAGCAAAAGGGTTGTCAATTACATCCTGGAAAAAGGTGGGATTGATGTCAACAAAACTTGTGGTTCTGATGGTGCTACTGCCCTCCATTGCGCTGCTGCGGGTGGTTCTGCTGCTTCACTTGAGATTGTCAGGCTTTTGATTGATGCTTCTGCTGATGTAAATTCTGTTGATGCTAATGGAAAGCGGCCTGTCGACTTGATTGCTCCATTTCAGAATTCTTCCTTTAATTTGAGGAGTAAGGCTCTGGAGGTGATATTGAATGGCGGAAATTATACCGAAGGAGCCTCAGAATCAGATGATCGACCCACTGAACGAGAAGATGGGCGGGTGTCCCCACCTTTGCCCTCTAAAGATGGAATGGAGAAGAAAGAGTATCCTGTTGATCCCTCTCTTCCTGACATAAAGAATGGTATATACGGGACGGATGAGTTTAGGATGTATACATTTAAGATCAAGCCTTGCTCGAGGGCCTACTCGCACGACTGGACTGAATGTCCCTTTGTTCACCCTGGTGAAAATGCTAGGCGGCGTGATCCAAGAAAGTATCATTACAGCTGTGTTCCTTGCCCTGATTTTCGCAAGGGTACATGCCAGAGGGGAGACGCATGTGAATATGCACATGGAATATTTGAGTGCTGGCTTCACCCTGCCCAATATCGTACTCGTCTGTGCAAGGACGAGACTAATTGTACAAGAAGGGTATGTTTCTTTGCCCACAAACCTGAAGAGTTACGACCCCTGTATGCTTCCACTGGTTCAGCAGTGCCTTCCCCTAGATCATTCTCTTCCAGCGCTTCGACGTTTGATATTGCATCAATCAGCCCACTCGCCCTTGGTTCTCCTTCTATCATGATGCCTCCAACCTCAACACCGCCGATGACTCCTTCTGGAGCCTCTTCCCCTATTGGTGGATCTATGTGGCCAAACCAGCCCACCCTTGCACCTCCAACCCTGCAGTTGCCTGGCAGCAGGTTGAAAGCTGCCATAAATGCTAGAGATATTGATTTAGATGCTGAACTACTTGGTCTAGATGGTAATCGTCAGTGGCGCCAGCAGTTGTTGGATGACTTGTCTAGCCTTTCTTCGCCATCTAGCTGGAACCATGGATTAGGCACACCTGGAGCGTTTGCTGCTTCCTCTGTCGAGCAAAATAGTGATGGGATTAGGCATGGTGGCTTGAAACCCACTAATCTTGATGATGTTTTTGGAAGTCTTGATTCCACAATTTTGTCTCAGTTGCAGGGGCTATCCACAGATGCTGGTTTAAATCAGCTGCTTTCTCCAACGGCTCATCAGATGCGGCAAAATATGAATCAGCAGCTTCGATCAAGCTACCCTTCTAACCTCGCGTCATCCTCAATTAGGACATCATCTGCATTTGGAATGGATCCATCTGGGTCAACGGCTACAGTTCTGAATCCGCGGTCTGCTGCGTTTGCAAAGCGGAGCCAGAGTTTCATTGATCGTAGTGCAGTAAACCGTCACTCTGGGATTTCTTCACCCATTTCTTCTGCATCCATGATGCTGTCACCCTTTTCAGACTGGAGCTCCCCTGATGGAAAATTGGACTGGGGTATCCAGAAAGAAGAGATTAACAAGTTAAGGAAATCTGCTTCTTTTGGGTTCAGGAATAGTGGTGGCAATTTTGTGTCAACTGCAGCCTCAAGGTCAACAGCTGCTAATAAGCCGGACGCGTCTTGGGTTGAGTCTTCGGTGAAGGATGGCCCTTCTGTAACGCCTGGGCAAGCTGAATTCCACGGCAAGGATCATCAGCAATACCTTTTAAACAGTGGAGGGTCTGAGATGCATCCATCTTGGGTAGATCAATTATACATGGAGCAGGAGCACATTTTGGCTTAA
- the LOC113711228 gene encoding uncharacterized protein — protein MKFLTSSSSTASSTITSTTASTSFGGNVHNSRSSPAGCIAGVFRRLLCLKSLPTHPSDHFKDTDHDSVSVELDRLQCTSTVSAEERAESSATPCIVARLMGLESLLPQTDFSAAEKSPSSIARSRSMNSVDLMKELVSIQGRHRRVKSFRETAPTFLELEDEDFFVLSFENIVGESRKSETGSKQKKQRGRGANDKSQNSTRSRENVYEKNKENQDPMNVLNNEKQERTTDSRKASQRAVSEVMSDGIRPLSISSSQNSFEGKEVENRAKPINRKPENELGRRRRMKKRKDDCLPVKKVESDCSDSENSSPNSVLDIVKFPCDPEVTSSEGLSRLTNSKSRRTLTEELENYRKLNHQYVDKSLTSNASGKSRTRSEGKCVELRKNDRGRQNNSANMWGEICELAEKDTIRSNWIPLSKEIQKFEGYREISGEFEIQIFEELLGELVDQLGGGTCHQNL, from the exons ATGAAGTTCTTGACTTCCTCTTCATCCACCGCCTCCTCGACCATCACCTCCACCACTGCCTCCACTTCTTTCGGTGGCAATGTCCACAATTCCAGGAGCTCCCCAGCTGGGTGCATTGCCGGGGTCTTCCGCCGACTTCTTTGCCTTAAAAGCCTTCCCACGCACCCCTCTGATCACTTCAAAGACACCGACCACGACTCTGTCTCCGTGGAGCTTGACAGGCTACAATGTACTAGTACTGTAAGTGCAGAGGAGAGGGCTGAGTCCTCCGCCACACCGTGCATCGTGGCAAGGCTAATGGGTTTAGAATCATTGCTGCCTCAGACCGATTTTTCTGCCGCTGAAAAAAGTCCGAGTTCAATTGCACGTAGCCGGTCGATGAATTCTGTGGATTTGATGAAGGAGCTTGTGTCAATTCAGGGGAGGCATAGACGCGTGAAGAGCTTCAGGGAGACTGCTCCCACATTTCTTGAGCTAGAAGATGAGGATTTTTTTGTTCTTAGCTTTGAGAATATTGTAGGTGAAAGTAGGAAATCGGAGACGGGTTCGAAGCAGAAGAAGCAAAGAGGCAGAGGAGCAAACGATAAATCCCAGAATAGTACGAGGAGCAGGGAGAATGTTTAtgaaaagaataaagaaaatcaagatccCATGAATGTTTTAAATAATGAGAAGCAAGAGCGGACGACGGATTCTAGGAAGGCTTCTCAAAGAGCTGTTTCTGAAGTAATGAGCGACGGTATTCGTCCACTGAGTATTAGTTCTTCCCAAAATTCATTTGAGGGGAAGGAAGTCGAAAACAGGGCAAAGCCCATAAACCGCAAACCTGAGAATGAATTAGGAAGGAGAAGAAggatgaagaagagaaaagatgaTTGCTTGCCAGTAAAGAAAGTAGAATCAGATTGCTCTGATTCTGAAAATTCCAgcccaaattctgttttggataTCGTGAAATTCCCATGTGATCCAGAAGTTACGAGCTCAG AGGGGCTCTCACGATTGACGAATTCAAAGTCAAGGAGGACTTTAACAGAAGAACTCGAGAATTATAGGAAGCTGAATCATCAGTACGTTGATAAGAGTTTGACAAGCAATGCTTCTGGTAAATCTAGGACTCGCAGCGAAGGCAAATGCGTTGAGTTGAGGAAGAATGATCGTGGAAGGCAGAATAATTCTGCCAACATGTGGGGTGAAATTTGCGAATTGGCAGAAAAAGACACGATTCGGTCGAATTGGATACCACTGAGCAAGGAGATTCAGAAGTTTGAAGGCTACAGAGAGATCAGTGGAGAATTCGAGATACAAATTTTTGAGGAATTGTTGGGAGAGCTGGTGGATCAGCTCGGTGGGGGGACTTGCCACCAAAATCTTTGA